GCAATCGCTGCATTTCTCTGGCAACATCCTCATCCTCGGCAGGCAACACGTGAGCGGCTGCTTCTACTACTGTGATGTCTACGCCAAAGTCATTCAGCATGGATGCCCACTCCAGTCCAATCACACCCCCACCCACAATGATGAGTGATGCAGGAAGTTCATCCATACGCAGTGCTTCGTCACTACTCATAATAAACTTGCCGTCCGGTTCCAGGCCCGGCAACACACGTGGACGCGAACCAGTGGCAATAATGAGATTGGTTGGAACTACCGTATCCATCTCTCCATCTTCAAACTCCACAGCGACTGCTCCGCTCTGCGGTGAGAAGATGGATGGTCCGATGACGCGACCTTTCGCGTGTACAACCTGGATTTTATTTTTTTTCATCAAATACTGAACGCCCTGATGGAGCTGTTCGACAATTGCATCCTTGCGCGCCTGTACTTTGGGAAATACAAGTGTAGCTCCAGCTGTCTCGATACCATACGTCTCGCTCTCCTGGATCTCGGCGTATACTTCCGCACTTTTCAGCAAAGCCTTACTCGGAATACAACCACGATGCAGACAGGTACCGCCAAGCTTGTCCTTCTCAATGATAACGACCTGTTTTCCCAGCTGTGCAGCCCGGATCGCGGCTACATATCCACCGGTTCCTCCTCCAAGAATTGCAACATCACATGTAATTGGCATCTCTCATGCTCTCCTCTATGAATCAAATTTCAATATAATTTATGATGGCTTAAATCATGGTTTGGCTTATACCCTCTATATGCCATTGTACTCTCCTTGAGCGGTCAACTCAAAGTTTGAACCAATCACACATGGACAGCCTATGCATTCCAAGCTATGATGGAATCAGGTATGATCTGTAAGCTTAACCTTTATTTAATGTCGACTTTGGCAGAAAGGGTATAATGCTCATGAATACAAGATTGGTCTTTGCGCGATTTTTGGCAATTGTTGTTCTGGTCATCCCCGGGTTAATGGCAATGAAGGGTTTTCTGATGATGAAAGATGCCCTGTTCCTATATTATGCCGAGCACGGGAACGAACTGATTTCACCAGGATTCCAGTGGCTTTCCTTTGGTGGTGGACTTGTCCTTTTTGCCGCAGGTATGAGTTTTCTGGGAGGCTGGATCCTGTTCCGTGACCGCAAGCGTAATTATGTAGGTCCCCGTTTCCGGTCCAAAAGTGTACCCGAAAAAGCAGAGACGCCCGGAAGGACTCCATGAGTCCGGGCTTTTTGTGTGTTTATACAACACACCGCCTACTTTACATAGACAGGATGGATCATCATGGTATCATTTCTAATCACGTTACAACGATTGCTCAAAGGCATTTTCCATGCGTTCAAAGACCCTAAGTTTCTGGCTCTGTTCGCGTTAACGGCAGCAACGTTGCTATCAGGCACTTTATTTTACACTCGTGTTGAAGGTCTACACTGGATCGATGCGTTATACTTCTGTGCGGTTACCCTGACTACGGTGGGACATCCTGATTTTGTGCCATCCACCGGATTCAGCAAAGCCTTTACCGTGATCTACATGTTTGCAGGTATTGGTCTCACCTTTGCCATGATTGCCAGAATTACAGCAGGTATTCTATTCCCTCGCAAATTAAAGACAGAAGAGGACCCGGAGTAATCTCCGGGTCATTCGTATAAGGCATCCCGCAGTTTGGTAGACATACGTGATTCTTTGGAAGAAGACTTCAAGATCGTTCTACGCAACGTCAGGTTACTTGCCTGCAGTCGCTCCGCTTCTGCGAACAGTTCTGCAAATAACGCCTGCGGCGCTTCATCTAGAGACCCCTGCTCTTTCAAGCTTTCATATCGCTTTTGAAGTGATGTTAATGCTTCACTCATACTAAACACCTCTTTTCACAACTCCTGTTAATTAGCTACCGTAACCAATACATTAACAATCCATATAGTAACACAAAGCTGCGCAGATTAGTTCTGGCTCTTTCCAAAGATTTTGTGGTACTCTGTAATGGTCGCTTTTTTTGTTGAATCCCGTATGTGAGAGGAGTAGCAGCACCGTGCAAACAGGACGTATTACCGTAATTACTGGACCCATGTTCAGTGAAAAATCCGGTGAACTCATTCGCCGTTGTCAGAAATTAATACAATTTGGCCGTAAAAAGGTTGTGGCCTACAAACCAGCCGAGGATAATCGGTTTGCCCAGGACGAGATCGTGAGCCGAATTGGTTATCGACTCCCTGCCCATTCCATTCCCCGGCAATTAACCCCGGAATCCGTAGAAATGATCTTGAACCAAACCATAGATGCTGATGTTGTTGCATTTGATGAAGTACAATTTTTCAGCAGTGCCATTATGGAACTTGTCTCGGAGTTAGCGTATTGTGGCAAACATGTCATTGTGGACGGACTTAATATGGATTACCGTGGTAAGGAATTCGGATATGTCGGTGGTTTGCTTGCCATGGCAGACGACATTGAGAAACTCTCGGCTTTCTGTGCGGTATGTGGCAGCCCAGATGCAGCCTTTACACAACGTATCGTCAATGGGGAGCCCGTTACCTTGGGTCCGGTTGTCATGATTGGCGATTCAGAAGCTTACGAGCCACGTTGTCGTTGCTGCTTCATTCCTCCTCACAAAGTTGAATGCTCATCATAATTTCTAAAAGATTTTTGATATCTTCCAAAAAGGCCCTTTGGGGCTTTTTTTGTTATAGAGCAAACATTCGCACAAAAAAGCACCGCTTCGCAGCGATGCTTTCAGAGTCACTTCCCGCTAGTCACGGGAAACAAAATATTTGTTGGTCATGTAGTAAGCGTCACCACGCGACGTTTCCACCATTCCTTTTTTGGCATCCAAAAATACAATCTCTTTACACTTTGTACAGTACCATTTTGTGCGCTTGTATGGGGATTCCGTCACATAAGCCGTGCCACATTTACAATCAATCTTCATTAATAACTCGGTTGATTTATAAGCACTGGACAAGCGTTCCAGGTTATCCTGCTGCTGTGTAGGCATAATGGTCTGCTGATAATCCGATAAATGATTTTGAACCTTGAAGTCTGCTACCAATCCTGCATTCAATCCAAAAAACTCCTTGCCGATTTCGGTCACGAAGCGCTTCTCATTTCTGTAGCAATCCAGCCACTCAATAATCTGCTTATTAGACAGTGGAACCGTACCCTTGATACCGCTGTTTAAGGTGTAGGTCATGATGTATAAAGTATCGTCTTGTCTACCTGAGTACATTAGAATCCTCCTTCGAATACATTTGCTAATGTACTACAAAAACGCGCATAAATCAAAAAAATCTTATTTCCTGAGCGCATCTCTTCTTATTAAATGGGAAACATTCCACGTTCATCCGCCAAAGACTTACAAGAACTGCATACACCTGAAACATTTCCCTGTGGCGCCGCATAATGCACGACCGATTTAACGTTTTTCTTGCATATGGAACAGTAGTGCCTCCTTTCCTTTTTTGGGATATAGTCCGATAGCTTAACCACGTTTTTGTTCGGTCGGAATCGTTGTAAGAAACCCGGCCATTTCATCTCGCTTCACTCTTTCTTGTTCGTCTACTTCGTAGTCATTTTTTTACTCTGGGCTAAAAATCATCTCGTCTTTTTTTATGTATACGATTCCAAGTTGTGCGTGCCTATCTCATAATCTATTCGACGTTTTGGGCGTTTTTCCTGTTTTTAATCTCTACACATATAAAAAAAACCGACAGAACCTGCTCTCCTTTTTTTCGGAAGAACAGTATTTTAGTCGGTTCCATCCTTATTTATAAAAAGTTCCCAGAACGTCCAGCTCTGATGAGCGCTCAATTCGAAATGGATAGATATACCCCTGATTCATTCGGGTAAATTTGCGGCTCCACAGATCCAGTCCCGATGTGAACTGATAAGCCTGATATATAAACTTGGAGCAATAATTGCGCTCAATACTGCGCAGATTGGTCTGCAAACGGTAGAATTTTACCTGCTTGTAATGGTCATGTACCCACCCGGCTGCTTTCATGCCTGCCTCATTCAGTCTGGAACGGAATATAATAAAGCGATCTCCTTCATAAAAACGCGTGAGATACCAGTCTAATGAATCAGCAAATACAGGCCCATAAGGATGCACATGATACACTTTTCCGTCTAGACCGATAATGCCCATATGCCCGGCGTAATAGGTTGATTCTGAGCTTGGCGTGTACACAATATCCCCTGGCTCTAGCTTCATCTCGCCCAACACGTTAATAGGCAAGTCCTGATGCAGCCGTTTGGCTGCTGAGCGTTCACGCCGACCTTCAACCAACAAGCGATGAAGCGCGCCAGCAAGTGCGAGATACATTTCAGACCATTTGATCTTTTTTTTATCAGGTCGTTTGAACCACCGCTGGATGAAGGTGAAACCTCGTTGTGGCTGTGATCCCTTTTTCATACGCTGCACTCCACTCTGATCTAGTTATTATTTCTTGATGTTATTCTACAGTTTCTCAGGCTTATTATAGACATTTGGTAGTGTATATTCAATTCGATAGCCGTTGTGTCTGGTGAAATTATGCCTTCTTATTAACCATTTTATGCAAAAAAAGATGACTTCGGGATTAAATTAACCCGAAGTCATCTTAACGTATCCAAATGCAAACCTTTATTCTTCTACAACACCAAGTGCTTTATTTTTCTCCTTGAAGCGGCTGTTATGGGAAGAAACATAAGCCACTTTCTCCGCTTCAGGGTCCATGTAAAGCTTCGCACTGTTTACCGCTAGGGCTGCATCAGTGAAAGTACCAGCAATCAAATACAGTTTGCTACCATAATCTACAAAATCACCTGCGGCAAAAACACCAGGAATATTGGTTTGTAATCTCTCCGTTGTAGTGACATGCCATTCGCCAAGATCAAGTCCCCAATCCCGGATTGGACCAAAGTCACTCTTCATGCCATGGTTTACAATGACAGCATCGACTTCAAGCATTTCAGTTTCACCTGTGTCCACGTGTGAGATGGTCACCTGTTCAATCACATCACCACTCATACTATGCAGTGTCTCTACCGCATAAGGTGTACGGACATCTACAGAGGATTCTCTCATACGCAGTACATTACGCTCCAGCCCGCCAAAGCGGTCACGACGATGCACAACCGTAACTTGCTCTGCCAGAGCTTCCAGTTCATTCGCCCAGTCCACAGCAGAGTCGCCTCCACCCGAGATCAACACGCGTTTACCACGGAATGGCTCCAGCTCTTGCACGGTATAGTGCAGATTGCTAACCTCGTAACGGTCTGCACCTTCAAGCTCCAGCTTGGCCATTTTATATATACCATATCCGATTGCCATAATGACGGTACGTGTCCAGTGTTGCTCACCTGTTGCAGAAGTTAGCAGAATTGTGCCATCAGGTTGACGCTTGAATCCTTCGATCTGTTGTTCAAATACGAGGGTTGGCTCAAAAGTCCTTGCCTGTTCTTCCAATTGTTTGATCAGATCTTCACACAGAATTGGCGTCACACCCCCGACATCCCAGATCATTTTCTCCGGATAAAAGAGCATGCGACCGCCCAATCTGTCACGTGCCTCAATCAACTTGGTCTTCATATCCCGCATGCCGCTATAAAAGGCAGAGTACATGCCCGCAGGGCCACCGCCGATAATGGTTACATCATAAAGTTCCAACTGCTGATTCATATTAAAAATACCTCCGTTAATTCGATCCAGAACATCGAGTATTTGATATCGATTCTCATTATCACTTAAATTCTAGTGTAATGGTAATCTTATCAAAATACAATGGCTAAAAAACAAACATTTCTTGTACAAAAATTTTATGAACAACTCCGCTCTTAACTATTGCGCTCTTGGAGCCGCCAACAGCTTTTCGACAACAAAATCAATTTGTTTGTTGACTGAATAGATATCTGAATAGTAGAAGAAATCAAAATCAATCTCAATTAGGCGACCTTCTTTAACAGCCGGTATGCTACTCCATATTGGATCATCCGTCAAGTTATCTGCCCCTTCATACACCGAACGAAACACATAGTCCCCGATATATTCAGGCAGCACTTCCATGGATAAATTAGAGCCTCCCGCTTCCGAAACTACATCAATTTTCTTTTGTACCACTTCAGGTGCTTTCATCCCCAAATATTCATATAATGCCTGAGATCCTCGGCCATATTGTTTGCTCTCTACAACGACCATACCTTTCAAACCGCCCTCCACAATGGAAACCGTTTTGTCCAATATGCCTGCATCTGCTAGTTTTTGCTTACTCTCTTCGACTTTGCTATTGAGATTATTGATTAATGTCTCAGCTTCCTGTTCTTTGCCAAAAATACTCGCTATACTCTGGAGTCTTTCTTCTGTTGTCATTTTCTCGTACGGAATATATACCGTAGGTGCAATATCCTTTAATAACGTATACGTCTCTTCTGAAGGAACAATGATCAGATCCGGATCAAGGTCAATGACAGCTTCAGGATTCGGTTCGAACCAAGTCCCTAGTGAATTTACACCTTCAAGCTCACTCTTGTAGGCAGCCCCGTTGAATACTTCAGATGTAGCAATTGGCTTAATTCCAAGCGCAACGACGTCTCCCTGGAGATATAGTACAACAACCCGTTTAGGATTTGCTGGAACAACTACGTCACCCTTAACCGTTGAGACCGTGCGTGTTTCATTGTCTTTGTTCGTCTGGCTTCCTGTGTCTGATGATACTGCCGTACTGCTGTTATTGGAACTGGCACCCGTTCCTTCGCCAGCTGCTGGTGTTGTAGCTGTACCTGAAGAGCAGGCTGTGAGGAGCATCGTTATGCTCAATAATGCAACCATAATCATACTGGAACTTGTTTTCTTTCTTTTCATTGGTGTAGACCCTCCGTCTATATATTGATAATGATTCTCATAATCAATATATCCCGACTTCCATCTTCGGCCAATGGACGATTCAGAGATTACCAATGGACGATCCTCTGTTCTCGCTTCTTCTCTCATCTTTCGTTGATACTGAATCGGAGAGATCCCCACATGTTTTTTGAAGATACGACTAAAATAATACACATCCGAATAACCCACTTCTGCTGCAATTTCACTCAGCGTTGCATCAGATCGTACAAGCAGATTCCGAGCCTTGGCGATTCGAGTCTGAATTAAATAATCAATGGGACTGTAACCCGTCTGTCGTTTGAATTGCATGGATAAATGTCGGGAGCTGTAGTTGAACTGTTCAGCCAGGAAATCAAGCGTGACCTGTTCCCTATAATGGTTCTGGATATAACGAAGTGTTTGTTTCACCGGGTCAGCAAGCTCTGTTTTGATCTCCTGCTCTGCCAATTGAACCATCATTTCATGAATGAACTGGTAAAATAAACTTTTTGTATGAAGCAGATCCAGACTGCCAGATTGAATCCATGAATCCTCTAGCTCATCAAGGTAACGTAACAAGCCCAGCGGGCTACTCGGTGCAAATCCATATTGCAAAGAGAACGGTGCAACTTCCGGCTGTGCCAATAACCACTTTTTACGATAACTAGGAAAGGCAAGGAATGCTCTGTAATAGAGCAGAATATATTCGAAATCTTCGTTGGTTTGGATATCCAGTGAAGATCCTTTGGCCCCATGAAGCATGTAGAACCGCTCTGCCTTGTATGTTTGTCCATCCAACTGAAGCACAGCCGATCCTCGAATCGTATATATAAAACCATTTGCCGGAAGTGTATAGGCATCCAGTTGTGCTCCT
This Paenibacillus xylanexedens DNA region includes the following protein-coding sequences:
- a CDS encoding DUF2627 domain-containing protein codes for the protein MLMNTRLVFARFLAIVVLVIPGLMAMKGFLMMKDALFLYYAEHGNELISPGFQWLSFGGGLVLFAAGMSFLGGWILFRDRKRNYVGPRFRSKSVPEKAETPGRTP
- a CDS encoding potassium channel family protein is translated as MVSFLITLQRLLKGIFHAFKDPKFLALFALTAATLLSGTLFYTRVEGLHWIDALYFCAVTLTTVGHPDFVPSTGFSKAFTVIYMFAGIGLTFAMIARITAGILFPRKLKTEEDPE
- a CDS encoding thymidine kinase: MQTGRITVITGPMFSEKSGELIRRCQKLIQFGRKKVVAYKPAEDNRFAQDEIVSRIGYRLPAHSIPRQLTPESVEMILNQTIDADVVAFDEVQFFSSAIMELVSELAYCGKHVIVDGLNMDYRGKEFGYVGGLLAMADDIEKLSAFCAVCGSPDAAFTQRIVNGEPVTLGPVVMIGDSEAYEPRCRCCFIPPHKVECSS
- a CDS encoding NAD(P)/FAD-dependent oxidoreductase is translated as MNQQLELYDVTIIGGGPAGMYSAFYSGMRDMKTKLIEARDRLGGRMLFYPEKMIWDVGGVTPILCEDLIKQLEEQARTFEPTLVFEQQIEGFKRQPDGTILLTSATGEQHWTRTVIMAIGYGIYKMAKLELEGADRYEVSNLHYTVQELEPFRGKRVLISGGGDSAVDWANELEALAEQVTVVHRRDRFGGLERNVLRMRESSVDVRTPYAVETLHSMSGDVIEQVTISHVDTGETEMLEVDAVIVNHGMKSDFGPIRDWGLDLGEWHVTTTERLQTNIPGVFAAGDFVDYGSKLYLIAGTFTDAALAVNSAKLYMDPEAEKVAYVSSHNSRFKEKNKALGVVEE
- a CDS encoding AraC family transcriptional regulator; translation: MQLDEQMKCWNHAAVKVLDIRRIVMEAGAQLDAYTLPANGFIYTIRGSAVLQLDGQTYKAERFYMLHGAKGSSLDIQTNEDFEYILLYYRAFLAFPSYRKKWLLAQPEVAPFSLQYGFAPSSPLGLLRYLDELEDSWIQSGSLDLLHTKSLFYQFIHEMMVQLAEQEIKTELADPVKQTLRYIQNHYREQVTLDFLAEQFNYSSRHLSMQFKRQTGYSPIDYLIQTRIAKARNLLVRSDATLSEIAAEVGYSDVYYFSRIFKKHVGISPIQYQRKMREEARTEDRPLVISESSIGRRWKSGYIDYENHYQYIDGGSTPMKRKKTSSSMIMVALLSITMLLTACSSGTATTPAAGEGTGASSNNSSTAVSSDTGSQTNKDNETRTVSTVKGDVVVPANPKRVVVLYLQGDVVALGIKPIATSEVFNGAAYKSELEGVNSLGTWFEPNPEAVIDLDPDLIIVPSEETYTLLKDIAPTVYIPYEKMTTEERLQSIASIFGKEQEAETLINNLNSKVEESKQKLADAGILDKTVSIVEGGLKGMVVVESKQYGRGSQALYEYLGMKAPEVVQKKIDVVSEAGGSNLSMEVLPEYIGDYVFRSVYEGADNLTDDPIWSSIPAVKEGRLIEIDFDFFYYSDIYSVNKQIDFVVEKLLAAPRAQ